Proteins encoded within one genomic window of Pseudomonas cannabina:
- a CDS encoding TetR family transcriptional regulator has product MLPRAEQKQQTRRALMDAAHQLMESGRGFGSLSLREVARTAGIVPTGFYRHFEDMDQLGLALVSEVGQTFRETIRLVRQNEFAVGGLIRASVKIFLERVAANRSQFLFLAREQYGGSLKVRQALGALREGISADLTADLAKMPKWRHLNAEALSIIADLVVKSVFAMLPELIDPPPASLAPHLTPQAKITQQLRFIFIGARHWRGLGSHD; this is encoded by the coding sequence ATGCTGCCGCGCGCCGAACAGAAACAACAGACCCGCCGAGCCCTGATGGACGCTGCCCACCAATTGATGGAAAGCGGGCGTGGTTTCGGCAGCCTGAGCCTGCGCGAGGTGGCGCGTACGGCGGGCATTGTACCGACAGGTTTCTATCGCCACTTTGAAGATATGGATCAACTGGGCCTGGCCTTGGTCAGCGAAGTCGGTCAGACCTTCCGCGAGACTATCCGGCTGGTACGACAAAACGAATTTGCTGTGGGCGGCCTTATTCGTGCCTCGGTGAAGATCTTTCTTGAGCGCGTTGCCGCCAACCGTTCGCAGTTCCTGTTTCTGGCCCGCGAACAATACGGTGGCTCGCTGAAGGTGCGTCAGGCGTTGGGTGCCCTGCGCGAGGGCATCAGTGCCGACCTGACTGCCGACCTGGCGAAGATGCCCAAATGGCGACACTTGAATGCCGAAGCACTGTCGATCATTGCCGACCTGGTGGTCAAAAGTGTGTTCGCCATGCTGCCTGAGTTGATCGACCCCCCACCCGCCTCGCTCGCCCCGCACCTCACGCCACAGGCCAAAATCACCCAGCAGCTGCGCTTCATCTTCATCGGCGCCCGCCACTGGCGCGGGCTTGGCAGCCATGATTGA
- a CDS encoding PsiF family protein, protein MKKLGIPLLLVGLMVSAQGFAATAQQNKMTTCNADASAKSLKGDERKTFMSSCLKAAPPPAPTQQEKMKTCNATASADALKGDARKSFMSDCLKKK, encoded by the coding sequence ATGAAGAAGCTCGGTATTCCTCTATTGCTCGTTGGCCTGATGGTGTCCGCCCAGGGTTTTGCCGCCACCGCGCAGCAGAACAAGATGACCACCTGCAACGCTGACGCCAGCGCCAAATCGCTCAAGGGCGACGAGCGCAAGACGTTCATGAGCAGTTGCCTGAAAGCTGCACCGCCGCCAGCACCCACCCAGCAGGAAAAAATGAAGACCTGCAATGCGACTGCCAGCGCCGATGCGCTCAAAGGTGACGCTCGCAAGAGCTTCATGAGCGATTGTCTCAAGAAGAAATAA
- a CDS encoding IS3 family transposase (programmed frameshift), with the protein MNSGKRRSQRDYTLAFKLSVVDQVEKGELSYKEAQRRYGIQGRSTVLVWLRKHGRQDWSQGASIREPRNRSMTEPTLPPTPEQRIKELEEQLVLSNQKAQFFEAVVNVLKNDYGVSIGKKATRQVLSQGQIQDLSITRACLFMGISRQAYYKRNRAFDAKVRQDQEVVDFVLEKRRRQPRLGTRKLHYLMSVEAPASLCVGRDRLFTILRDARELVPRKRAYHKTTHSHHRFRRHPNLLKAGPEQVVANGPEQVWVADITYLPTQESVAYVSLVTDAYSRKIVGHHVHESLHTQSVIKALEKAVGERKTDQMLIHHSDRGAQYCSDLYQRLHTRHEIRCSMTDGYDCYQNAMAERINGILKTEFLLHRPKDLADAVKMVDESVQIYNGERPHLSLKYKTPDAVHRAFLSVKQV; encoded by the exons ATGAATTCGGGCAAAAGGCGCAGCCAGCGCGATTACACGCTAGCCTTTAAATTATCGGTCGTAGATCAGGTTGAAAAAGGCGAGTTGAGTTATAAAGAAGCCCAGCGACGCTATGGCATCCAAGGCCGGTCGACGGTGCTGGTCTGGTTACGAAAGCACGGTCGACAGGATTGGAGCCAAGGCGCATCAATTCGAGAGCCGAGGAACAGGTCCATGACCGAGCCAACACTCCCGCCGACACCTGAGCAGCGGATTAAAGAGCTTGAAGAACAGCTGGTGCTGAGCAATCAGAAGGCCCAGTTCTTTGAAGCTGTCGTGAACGTCTTGAAAAATGACTACGGTGTTTCCATCG GTAAAAAAGCGACCCGGCAAGTCCTCTCGCAAGGGCAAATCCAAGACCTGAGCATTACCAGGGCTTGCCTGTTCATGGGTATTTCGCGTCAAGCGTATTACAAGCGTAATCGCGCTTTTGACGCGAAGGTCCGCCAAGACCAAGAGGTGGTGGACTTCGTCCTGGAAAAGCGGCGTCGCCAGCCCAGGCTGGGAACGCGCAAGCTGCACTACTTGATGAGCGTCGAAGCTCCTGCGTCGTTGTGCGTGGGTAGAGACCGTCTGTTTACCATCCTTCGTGATGCGCGCGAGCTGGTTCCGCGCAAACGGGCTTATCACAAGACCACTCATAGTCATCATCGCTTTCGCCGCCACCCCAACCTGCTCAAAGCAGGTCCTGAACAAGTCGTGGCCAATGGACCCGAACAGGTCTGGGTTGCAGACATCACCTATCTGCCTACACAGGAAAGCGTGGCCTATGTGAGCCTTGTGACAGATGCGTACTCACGCAAGATTGTTGGTCATCATGTGCATGAGAGCCTGCATACACAGTCGGTGATAAAGGCACTGGAAAAAGCGGTAGGAGAGCGAAAAACCGATCAGATGCTGATTCATCATTCAGATCGCGGTGCCCAGTACTGTTCCGACCTCTACCAACGTCTGCATACCAGGCATGAAATCCGGTGCTCGATGACTGATGGCTATGACTGTTACCAGAACGCTATGGCCGAGCGAATAAACGGAATTTTGAAGACCGAGTTTCTACTCCATCGGCCTAAAGACTTGGCAGATGCAGTGAAAATGGTGGATGAATCGGTGCAGATCTATAATGGGGAGCGACCGCACCTATCCCTGAAATACAAAACGCCCGACGCGGTGCATCGGGCGTTTTTGAGCGTGAAACAGGTGTAA
- the osmE gene encoding osmotically-inducible lipoprotein OsmE, giving the protein MYKKILAATFVLATMAGCSNTTVQNPVDYVTYRNEPLVKQVENGMTRQQVLTIGGEPSTTIERKVNPGTCNNYIMTKDGHRQVYHVSFNSDGRVTNKGFMTCEQREKNEKAM; this is encoded by the coding sequence ATGTACAAGAAAATCCTCGCGGCAACATTTGTCCTGGCAACAATGGCAGGTTGCAGCAACACAACCGTGCAGAACCCGGTGGACTACGTCACGTATCGCAACGAACCGCTGGTCAAACAGGTCGAGAACGGCATGACCCGCCAGCAAGTCCTGACCATCGGCGGCGAGCCTTCGACCACCATCGAGCGCAAGGTCAACCCGGGCACGTGCAACAACTACATCATGACCAAAGACGGCCACAGACAGGTTTACCACGTCAGCTTCAACAGCGACGGCCGTGTGACCAACAAAGGTTTCATGACCTGCGAACAGCGCGAGAAGAACGAAAAAGCGATGTAA
- a CDS encoding AsmA family protein codes for MTRSRKIFAWTGITLVVLLALLVIVIVTFDWNRIKPTLNTKVSEALHRPFAINGDLDIRWTREPELGGWRAWVPSPHFVADDLTLGNPEWSKTPQMVTLKHVEFRLSLLPLLVQQVVIPRIDLTGPEAKLERLADGRANWVFDLPKSDPNAEPSKWVIDIGAIKFDKGLVSFNDQTLNANLDVVIDMLGKPIPFSEIVGSKEAKKAQDKGAVPQDYAFGLAVTGQYHGQKLSGTGKIGGLLALKDANQPFPVQADVKVGDTHAVIAGTLTDPQNLGALDLRLKLSGASLSNLYPLTGVALPDSPAYSTDGRLVAKLHDAAGASFRYEGFNGKIGNSDIHGDLGYVASQPRPKLSGVLVSNQLLFSDLAPLIGADSNAAQKKRGGESKQPSGKVLPVEEFQTDRWRAMDADVEFTGKRIVQSPDLPFTDLYTHLILNDGQLSLEPLRFGVAGGKLDADIRLDGRNKPLLGRARLSARNFKLKQLFPTFEPMKTSFGELNGDADISGRGNSIAALLGTANGEMKMLVNDGAISRGLMEIAGLNVGNYVVGKLFGDKDVKINCAASDFGIKDGLATSRLIVFDTENAIIYISGTANMKTEQLDLQVNPESKGFRVFSLRSPLYVNGPFAKPNAGVQSGPLLLRGAGMVLLGATVGPVAGLLALVATGDNEPNQCGPLLEQMRTGKAPKTVK; via the coding sequence ATGACGCGTAGCCGCAAGATCTTCGCATGGACAGGTATCACCCTCGTGGTGCTGTTGGCCCTATTGGTCATCGTGATCGTTACTTTCGACTGGAATCGCATCAAACCCACGCTCAACACAAAAGTCAGCGAAGCGCTGCATCGCCCGTTCGCCATCAACGGCGATCTGGACATACGCTGGACCCGCGAGCCTGAACTGGGCGGCTGGCGCGCCTGGGTGCCGTCGCCGCATTTCGTCGCGGACGACCTGACGCTGGGCAATCCCGAATGGTCAAAAACGCCGCAGATGGTCACCCTCAAGCACGTCGAATTTCGCCTCTCCCTGCTGCCTTTGCTGGTCCAGCAAGTGGTTATTCCGCGTATCGACCTGACCGGTCCTGAAGCGAAGCTGGAGCGGCTTGCCGACGGGCGTGCCAACTGGGTATTCGACCTGCCCAAGTCCGATCCGAATGCCGAACCCTCCAAATGGGTAATCGACATCGGTGCCATCAAGTTCGATAAAGGCCTGGTGAGCTTCAATGACCAGACGCTGAACGCCAATCTGGATGTAGTGATCGACATGCTCGGCAAGCCGATCCCGTTCAGTGAGATCGTCGGCAGCAAAGAAGCGAAAAAGGCGCAGGACAAAGGTGCGGTGCCGCAGGACTATGCATTCGGTTTGGCGGTCACGGGCCAGTACCACGGCCAGAAACTGAGTGGCACCGGCAAGATTGGTGGCTTGCTGGCGCTCAAAGACGCGAATCAGCCATTCCCGGTGCAGGCAGACGTCAAGGTCGGCGACACCCATGCGGTGATCGCCGGGACCCTGACCGACCCGCAGAACCTCGGCGCGCTGGACCTGCGCCTGAAGCTGTCCGGCGCCAGCCTGAGCAATCTGTACCCGCTGACCGGTGTGGCCTTGCCTGACTCGCCGGCCTATTCCACCGATGGCCGACTAGTCGCCAAGCTGCACGATGCGGCAGGCGCCAGCTTTCGCTATGAAGGCTTCAACGGCAAGATCGGCAACAGTGATATCCATGGCGACCTGGGCTATGTCGCCAGCCAGCCGCGTCCCAAGCTGAGCGGCGTGCTGGTGTCCAATCAGTTGCTGTTCAGTGACCTCGCGCCGCTGATCGGTGCGGACTCCAATGCCGCGCAGAAAAAACGCGGCGGTGAGAGCAAGCAGCCGTCGGGCAAGGTCTTGCCGGTTGAAGAGTTTCAGACAGATCGCTGGCGCGCCATGGACGCCGACGTCGAGTTCACCGGCAAGCGCATTGTGCAAAGCCCTGATCTGCCGTTTACCGACCTCTACACCCACCTGATTCTCAATGATGGTCAGTTGAGCCTTGAGCCGCTGCGCTTTGGCGTAGCAGGTGGCAAGCTGGACGCCGATATTCGCCTCGACGGGCGTAACAAACCGTTGCTGGGCCGTGCCAGGCTGTCTGCGCGCAATTTCAAGCTCAAGCAACTGTTCCCGACCTTCGAACCGATGAAAACCAGTTTCGGTGAGCTGAATGGTGATGCGGATATCAGTGGCCGGGGCAACTCGATTGCGGCCTTGCTCGGCACTGCCAACGGCGAAATGAAAATGCTGGTCAATGATGGCGCGATCAGCCGGGGCCTGATGGAGATCGCCGGGCTCAACGTCGGCAACTATGTGGTGGGCAAACTGTTCGGCGACAAGGACGTAAAGATCAACTGCGCAGCTTCCGACTTCGGCATCAAGGATGGCCTGGCGACCAGTCGCCTGATCGTCTTCGATACCGAGAACGCGATCATCTACATCAGCGGCACCGCCAACATGAAGACCGAACAGCTGGATTTGCAGGTCAACCCTGAATCCAAGGGCTTCCGCGTGTTCTCGCTGCGTTCGCCGCTGTATGTCAACGGTCCGTTCGCCAAACCGAACGCCGGCGTGCAGTCCGGCCCCCTGCTGTTGCGCGGCGCCGGCATGGTCCTGCTTGGCGCAACCGTAGGCCCGGTGGCAGGCTTGCTGGCACTGGTGGCGACCGGCGACAACGAACCCAACCAATGCGGCCCGCTGCTGGAACAGATGCGCACCGGCAAGGCGCCGAAGACGGTGAAGTGA
- a CDS encoding DMT family transporter yields MQYAFPLITILIWAVNTAVTKASSGVIFPAEIGFYRWAMAGLLFTPFMLRPVWANRAAIKPLLGKIFILAVLGTALYQSLAYFAAGLTTATNMGIIQSMVPMMALGLSIACLGNRLTSGALVGAIISFAGVVVVVSAGNPGDLIEHGVNRGDAMVLVAAASYAIYSTLLKKWQLCLPPLQLLYVQILLAIIVLLPPFILSAKTGLNASNIPMVLYAAIPTSMLAPWLWMKAIMRLGPSRTTLFFNLMPIATALIAAATLGEQLALYHLFGGALTLCGVILAERWTTPLRSKAD; encoded by the coding sequence ATGCAATACGCGTTTCCGCTGATCACCATCCTTATCTGGGCGGTCAATACGGCTGTCACCAAGGCTTCGTCCGGGGTGATCTTCCCGGCCGAAATAGGTTTCTATCGCTGGGCAATGGCCGGGCTGCTGTTCACACCATTCATGCTCAGGCCCGTCTGGGCAAACCGGGCGGCGATCAAACCGTTGCTGGGCAAGATTTTTATCCTCGCGGTGCTGGGCACGGCGCTTTACCAGAGCCTGGCGTATTTCGCCGCTGGCCTGACGACCGCCACCAATATGGGGATCATTCAGTCCATGGTGCCGATGATGGCGCTCGGGCTGTCAATCGCCTGCCTGGGCAATCGCCTGACCTCGGGCGCGCTGGTGGGCGCCATCATTTCATTCGCAGGCGTGGTGGTCGTGGTTTCGGCGGGCAATCCGGGTGATCTGATCGAGCACGGTGTCAATCGAGGGGATGCGATGGTGCTGGTGGCAGCAGCGTCCTATGCCATCTACAGCACGCTGCTGAAGAAGTGGCAACTGTGTCTGCCGCCCCTGCAATTGCTGTATGTGCAGATTCTGCTGGCGATTATCGTGCTGCTGCCGCCGTTCATCCTGTCGGCAAAAACCGGCCTGAATGCGAGCAACATTCCGATGGTGCTGTATGCGGCCATTCCCACGTCCATGCTTGCGCCATGGCTGTGGATGAAAGCGATCATGCGCCTTGGCCCAAGCCGCACGACCCTGTTCTTCAACCTGATGCCCATCGCCACGGCATTGATTGCCGCGGCGACGCTGGGCGAGCAACTGGCGCTCTATCACCTGTTCGGCGGAGCGCTGACCTTGTGCGGGGTCATCCTTGCAGAACGCTGGACCACGCCGTTGCGGTCAAAAGCGGATTAG
- a CDS encoding AI-2E family transporter — MPTFSARQVLIASWILVFGGLLLVLPFKLLPSLLAGLLVFELVNMLTPKLQRLISGERARWLAVALLGTIVVSLLTLIFAGVISFVLHEAENPGASLDKFMVLVDRARGQLPPFIDAYLPASAAELRVSLGQWLQKHVGELQLIGKGAAHMFVTMLIGMVLGAIIALQRISADHVRKPLAAALFDRLYLLSRAFRNIVFAQIKISLLNTAFTSVFLAIVLPLCGIHLPLTKTLIIMTFLLGLLPVVGNLMSNTLIFIVGMSISIWVALAALGYLIVIHKVEYFLNARIVGGQINAKSWELLLAMLLFEAAFGLPGVVAGPIYYAYLKSELQKEGLV, encoded by the coding sequence ATGCCAACGTTTTCTGCGCGTCAGGTGTTAATAGCCAGCTGGATTCTTGTCTTTGGCGGTTTGCTGTTGGTACTGCCTTTCAAGTTGCTGCCCAGCCTGTTGGCAGGATTGCTGGTCTTCGAACTGGTCAACATGCTGACCCCCAAGCTGCAACGCCTGATCTCCGGCGAGCGTGCGCGCTGGCTGGCGGTGGCCTTGCTGGGGACCATCGTGGTCAGTCTGCTGACCCTGATTTTTGCCGGCGTCATCAGCTTTGTGCTGCATGAAGCCGAGAATCCGGGCGCTTCGCTGGACAAGTTCATGGTGCTGGTGGATCGTGCTCGTGGTCAGCTGCCACCGTTCATCGATGCCTATCTGCCCGCCAGTGCCGCGGAATTACGGGTTTCGCTGGGGCAGTGGCTGCAAAAGCATGTGGGTGAGCTGCAACTGATCGGCAAAGGCGCGGCGCACATGTTCGTCACCATGCTGATCGGCATGGTGCTGGGTGCGATCATTGCCTTGCAGCGCATCTCCGCTGATCACGTGCGCAAGCCGCTGGCTGCCGCGCTGTTCGATCGTCTGTATCTGCTCAGCCGGGCGTTCCGCAATATCGTCTTCGCCCAGATCAAAATCTCCTTGCTCAATACCGCCTTTACCTCGGTATTTCTGGCCATCGTGCTGCCGCTGTGCGGCATTCACCTGCCGCTGACCAAAACCCTGATCATCATGACCTTCCTGCTCGGCTTGCTGCCGGTGGTGGGTAATCTGATGTCCAACACGCTGATCTTTATCGTCGGCATGTCGATCTCGATCTGGGTCGCCTTGGCGGCGCTGGGTTATCTGATCGTGATCCACAAGGTCGAGTATTTCCTCAACGCGCGAATCGTCGGTGGGCAGATCAACGCCAAGTCGTGGGAATTGCTATTGGCGATGCTGCTGTTCGAAGCCGCCTTCGGCCTGCCGGGTGTGGTGGCAGGGCCGATCTATTATGCGTATCTGAAGAGCGAGTTGCAGAAGGAAGGGTTGGTTTAA
- the ureE gene encoding urease accessory protein UreE — protein MLVIHNRIEPQAEWAAELHLNFEARSKSRLRCFSAENEDVGLFLQRGQSPLRDGEFLQAEDGRIVRVCARPEKLMHVTCSSTFELTRAAYHLGNRHVALQVGDGWLRLLDDYVLKAMLDQLGATTESIEAPFQPEHGAYGGGHHHSRAGEEDFNYPPRMHQFGVRT, from the coding sequence ATGCTGGTGATTCACAATCGAATCGAACCTCAGGCCGAATGGGCCGCCGAGCTGCATTTGAATTTCGAGGCGCGCAGCAAAAGCCGTCTGCGCTGCTTCAGTGCAGAAAACGAAGACGTAGGGCTGTTCCTGCAACGCGGTCAGTCACCTTTGCGCGATGGCGAATTTTTGCAGGCCGAGGACGGCCGAATCGTGCGCGTCTGCGCACGTCCCGAGAAGCTGATGCACGTCACGTGCAGCAGCACCTTCGAGCTGACCCGCGCGGCTTATCATTTAGGCAACCGCCACGTCGCCTTGCAAGTCGGTGATGGCTGGCTGCGCCTGCTCGACGATTACGTGCTCAAGGCGATGCTCGATCAACTGGGCGCAACCACTGAGTCCATCGAGGCGCCCTTCCAGCCGGAACACGGCGCCTATGGCGGCGGCCATCATCATTCGCGTGCCGGTGAAGAGGACTTCAACTACCCGCCGCGCATGCATCAGTTCGGCGTGCGCACGTGA
- a CDS encoding AGE family epimerase/isomerase: MLRTSTLPRCPPMPSVSSSDSAPELTPVFAALQEHFLNVVVPLWQGPGWNAQLALPYEALDANDQPLPPQRYRAMACARQLFLFSSLIDHAEVPDAQTRAGALFRSLQQHFHDAEHGGWFYSIDPQGKPLDRRKDLYTHAFIIFACAHYWAKVRDPLAESVLNAALNVVAERFADDDGLYEAQLDEDWSALGTGALQNPLMHLAEAFLATLSVRADPATQSAMDALVIHMQRRFVDTATGVMLEKPLGAVDNWYEPGHQFEWFFLLQSAPDLHGRELHESMTRAFAYAQAQGVDAQSGAVTAMLTLDGTVRDATQRIWAQAEYLRAMALRPECDAALPQQLLAFEQRFLHAKGWNECVEPDGRVSRSDMPSTTPYHLATCYIGLADYIENRFITAFPPPTPAEG, from the coding sequence ATGCTGCGCACTTCGACACTGCCGCGATGCCCGCCGATGCCTTCTGTTTCCAGCTCTGACTCCGCCCCTGAACTGACTCCGGTGTTCGCCGCCTTGCAGGAGCATTTCCTGAACGTCGTCGTGCCTCTCTGGCAGGGGCCGGGCTGGAATGCGCAATTGGCATTGCCTTACGAAGCACTGGATGCCAACGATCAGCCGCTGCCGCCGCAACGCTATCGGGCGATGGCCTGCGCGCGGCAACTGTTCCTGTTTTCCAGCCTGATCGATCACGCCGAAGTACCCGATGCGCAAACCCGGGCCGGAGCATTGTTCCGCTCGCTGCAGCAGCATTTCCATGATGCCGAGCATGGCGGCTGGTTTTACAGCATCGATCCACAGGGCAAGCCACTGGATCGCCGCAAGGACCTCTACACCCACGCCTTCATCATCTTTGCCTGCGCACATTACTGGGCGAAGGTGCGCGACCCGCTGGCCGAATCAGTCCTCAACGCAGCGCTCAACGTGGTGGCTGAACGCTTTGCCGACGACGACGGCCTGTACGAAGCGCAACTCGATGAAGACTGGTCAGCGCTGGGCACCGGCGCATTGCAGAACCCGTTGATGCACCTGGCGGAAGCCTTTCTGGCGACGCTGTCGGTGCGTGCCGACCCGGCTACTCAATCGGCGATGGATGCGCTGGTTATCCACATGCAACGCCGCTTCGTCGATACCGCGACGGGTGTGATGCTGGAGAAACCGCTGGGTGCTGTGGATAACTGGTACGAGCCCGGCCATCAGTTCGAGTGGTTTTTCCTGCTGCAATCTGCGCCCGACCTGCACGGTCGCGAACTGCATGAATCCATGACCCGTGCATTTGCGTATGCGCAAGCGCAGGGCGTCGATGCGCAGAGCGGCGCTGTAACGGCCATGCTGACGCTGGATGGTACGGTGCGCGACGCGACCCAGCGCATCTGGGCCCAGGCCGAATACTTGCGGGCCATGGCGCTGAGGCCCGAATGCGATGCCGCACTGCCCCAACAACTGCTGGCGTTCGAGCAGCGCTTTCTGCACGCCAAGGGCTGGAACGAATGCGTCGAACCCGATGGCCGCGTGAGTCGCAGCGATATGCCGTCGACCACGCCTTACCATCTGGCGACCTGCTACATCGGCCTGGCCGACTACATCGAGAATCGCTTCATCACCGCGTTCCCGCCGCCAACGCCTGCAGAAGGCTGA
- a CDS encoding ferritin-like domain-containing protein produces MNSAPQSQLSDVNTLRQRARQNVENGAVTEGYSADRETVLRLLNESLATELVCVLRYKRHYYMASGLKASVAAEEFLEHATQEAEHADKLAERIVQLGGEPEFNPDLLSKNSHAQYVAGNTLKEMVYEDLVAERIAVDSYREIIQYIGDSDPTTRRIFEEILAQEEEHADDMADILEGL; encoded by the coding sequence ATGAACTCTGCACCGCAATCACAGCTATCCGATGTAAACACCCTGCGCCAGCGTGCGCGCCAGAACGTTGAAAATGGTGCGGTGACTGAAGGCTACAGCGCTGACCGTGAGACGGTGTTGCGCCTGCTCAATGAGTCGCTTGCGACCGAACTGGTCTGCGTACTGCGCTACAAGCGCCACTACTATATGGCGTCTGGCCTGAAGGCCAGCGTCGCAGCGGAAGAGTTTCTGGAGCATGCGACCCAGGAAGCCGAGCACGCCGACAAACTGGCCGAGCGTATCGTGCAACTGGGCGGCGAACCGGAGTTCAACCCGGACCTGCTGTCGAAGAACTCTCACGCGCAGTACGTTGCCGGTAACACGCTGAAAGAAATGGTCTACGAAGACCTCGTCGCCGAGCGCATCGCGGTCGACAGCTATCGCGAGATCATCCAGTACATCGGCGACAGCGACCCGACCACCCGCCGCATCTTTGAAGAAATCCTTGCTCAGGAAGAAGAGCATGCCGATGACATGGCGGACATTCTCGAAGGCCTGTAA
- a CDS encoding HupE/UreJ family protein, translating into MNYKKALGALALLLVPTLALAHPGHGDNGLIAGISHPLGGLDHLLAMLAVGLWAAQQKGAARWALPCAFVGTMLIGGVLGFEGLNLPALESGIAASVLALGLAVALAVRPPLALAVAATALFALFHGVAHGLELPEMSSPWAYAAGFVAATAALHAAGYAVVRVLPQAAAPLVRLAGAASAATGVWLLAG; encoded by the coding sequence ATGAACTACAAAAAAGCCTTGGGCGCCCTTGCCCTGCTGTTAGTACCCACGTTGGCACTGGCTCACCCCGGTCATGGCGATAACGGCCTGATCGCAGGTATCAGCCACCCACTGGGCGGGCTGGACCATTTGCTGGCGATGTTGGCCGTGGGTTTATGGGCCGCGCAGCAAAAAGGTGCGGCGCGCTGGGCGCTGCCTTGCGCCTTTGTCGGCACCATGCTGATCGGTGGCGTTCTGGGTTTCGAAGGCCTGAACCTGCCTGCGCTGGAAAGCGGCATTGCCGCCTCGGTGCTGGCGCTGGGCCTGGCAGTGGCCCTGGCGGTGCGTCCACCACTGGCACTGGCGGTCGCGGCGACTGCGCTGTTCGCACTGTTTCATGGCGTAGCGCATGGTCTTGAGCTGCCAGAGATGTCCAGCCCATGGGCTTATGCGGCAGGTTTCGTAGCGGCGACTGCGGCATTGCATGCGGCGGGTTATGCCGTGGTGCGCGTACTGCCGCAAGCGGCTGCGCCACTGGTACGCCTCGCCGGCGCAGCCTCGGCAGCGACGGGTGTGTGGCTGCTAGCGGGCTGA
- a CDS encoding urease accessory protein UreF, whose translation MNSAWALLRLASPQLPIGGYSYSQGLEMAVEQAIVVDPQTAGRWIGDQLLLNLARFEAPLLLAHCEAAAVGDWGQLLQVSEQHRASRETRELHLESRQMGYSLKQLLDGLPELDRDARHFLQQTAEPHLALGWALAARTWQISPQDALAAWLWSWLENQLAVLMKTLPLGQQAAQRLTSELLPLLQQAQVNASNHDTHSVGSAPFGLALASMAHERQYSRLFRS comes from the coding sequence GTGAACAGCGCCTGGGCGCTTTTGCGTCTGGCCAGTCCGCAGCTGCCGATTGGCGGCTACAGCTATTCGCAAGGGCTGGAGATGGCCGTAGAACAAGCCATTGTGGTCGATCCGCAGACCGCCGGGCGCTGGATCGGCGATCAGTTGCTGCTCAATCTCGCCCGTTTCGAAGCGCCCTTGCTGCTGGCGCATTGCGAAGCGGCCGCCGTTGGCGATTGGGGCCAACTGCTGCAAGTCAGCGAACAGCATCGCGCCAGCCGCGAGACGCGCGAACTGCATCTGGAAAGCCGTCAGATGGGCTATTCCCTGAAGCAGTTGCTCGATGGGCTGCCCGAGCTGGACCGCGATGCTCGCCACTTTCTGCAACAAACCGCAGAGCCGCACTTGGCGCTGGGCTGGGCGCTGGCTGCGCGCACCTGGCAGATCAGCCCGCAGGACGCGCTGGCCGCGTGGCTCTGGAGCTGGCTGGAAAACCAGCTGGCCGTGCTGATGAAAACCTTGCCGCTGGGCCAGCAGGCCGCACAACGTCTGACCAGCGAGCTGTTGCCGTTACTGCAACAGGCGCAGGTCAATGCCAGCAACCACGACACCCATTCTGTCGGCAGCGCGCCTTTTGGCCTGGCGCTGGCGAGCATGGCGCACGAACGTCAATACAGCCGGTTATTCCGGTCCTGA
- the ureG gene encoding urease accessory protein UreG — protein sequence MNSQPLRVGIGGPVGSGKTALTLALCLALRDRYNLAVVTNDIYTREDADFLVRNEALAPERIIGVETGGCPHTAIREDASINLEAVDQLNRRFEGLDMIIVESGGDNLSATFSPELSDLTIYVIDVSAGDKLPRKGGPGICKSDLLVINKIDLAPLVGASLEMMDSDTRKMRGEKPFVFSNQKTGQGLEQIIAFIERQGLLTAAA from the coding sequence ATGAACAGCCAACCCCTGCGCGTCGGTATCGGTGGCCCGGTCGGCTCCGGCAAGACCGCCCTTACTCTGGCGCTGTGCCTCGCCCTGCGCGACCGCTACAACCTGGCGGTGGTGACCAACGATATCTACACCCGTGAAGACGCTGACTTTCTGGTGCGCAACGAAGCGCTGGCACCTGAGCGCATCATCGGCGTCGAGACTGGCGGCTGCCCGCACACGGCGATCCGCGAAGATGCATCGATCAATCTCGAAGCAGTCGATCAGTTGAACCGGCGCTTTGAGGGTCTGGACATGATCATCGTCGAGTCCGGCGGTGACAACCTGTCAGCGACGTTCAGCCCCGAACTTTCCGATCTGACGATCTATGTGATCGACGTGTCTGCGGGCGACAAGCTGCCACGCAAAGGCGGGCCTGGCATTTGCAAGTCGGACTTGCTGGTGATCAACAAGATCGACCTTGCACCGTTGGTGGGCGCGTCGCTGGAGATGATGGACAGCGACACGCGCAAGATGCGCGGCGAGAAGCCGTTTGTCTTCAGCAACCAGAAAACCGGCCAGGGTCTGGAGCAGATCATTGCCTTTATCGAACGCCAGGGCCTGCTGACTGCGGCCGCCTGA